A genomic stretch from Chelmon rostratus isolate fCheRos1 chromosome 14, fCheRos1.pri, whole genome shotgun sequence includes:
- the fryb gene encoding protein furry homolog isoform X3, giving the protein MSQEDVRSTTSLGAESGASAHCNGHTLSQGQDQDPESQSQGQDGIVLERIASLSLDMFDPSDFTGRFAKIQSRSRKRTRIIGASPVGLKPPLPPVSGTLGERKGPVVMAPVNVDPESKPGEFVLKSLFANFTLLSERKIRIIMAEPLEKPLNKSLQRGEDPQFDQLISSMSSLAEYCLPSILRTLFDWYKRQNGLEDESHEYRPRANTKSKNDEQQKDYLLERRDLAIDFIFSLVLIEVLKQIPLHPLLDGLIQEVINLAFKHFKYKEGYLGPNTGNMHIVADLYAEVVGVVAQSRFPAVRKKFISELKELRQKEQSPYVIQSTISLIMGLKFFRIKMYPVEDFEASFQFMQECAQYFLEVKDKDIKHSLAGLFVEILVPVAATVKNEVNVPCLRNFVESLYDTTLDLSSRKKHSLALYPLVTCLLCVSQKQFFLSRWHIFLNNCLSNLKNKDPKMARVALESLYRLLWVYMIRIKCESNTGTQSRLTSITSTLFPKGSRSVVPRDMPLNIFVKIIQFIAQERLDFAMKEIIFDLLSVGKPAKAFSLNPERMNIGLRAFLVIADALQQKDGEPPMPNTGATLPSGNSLKKKKTYLSKTLTEEEAKLIGMSLYYSQVRKALDNILRHLDKEVGRCMMLTSVQMLNKEPEDMITGERKPKIDLFRTCVAAIPRILPDAMSKPELIDLLSRLTVHMDDELRLISQNSLQSLLLDFSDWREDVLFGYTHFLLREVQDTHQGLQDASVKLLLQLLTQWRLALQLQGKMRGGVESSPRLPERSPHCSVLHAVEGLALLLLCSCQISTRKLAVGVLREIRCLFTALGHAEDDDKPMIEVMDQLSPAVMDSFVHVAVSDSSTLPLSHHVDLQWLVEWTARLVSSSYDVKSPSHVWIFAQCVKDPWVLCLHIFLRQEHLPKHCPIALGYAWPYAFTRLQLLLPLVDPNSPVNAKKTSTAGSSDNYISLWRNYLILCLGVAKPSIMSPGHLRASTPEITATTPDGSVTYDNKVIGTPSVAWLLKQLVPLMRAESLEITESLVLGFGCTNALVFRELVEELHPLMKEALERRPENKKRRERRDLLRLQLLRIFELLANAGVISDSTNGALERDSLALGALFLEYVDLTRMLLEAENEKELDVLKDIRAHFSGMVANLIQCVPVHHRRFLFPQQSLRHHLFILFSQWAGPFSVMFTPLDRYSDRNHQITRYQYCALKAMSAVLCCGPVFDNVGLSTDGYLYKWLDNILACHDIRVHRLGCEVVILLLELNPDQINLFNWAVDRCFTGSYQLASGCFKAIATVCGNRNYPCDLVTLLNLVLFKASDTSREIYEISMQLMQVLESKLCAYSKRMVEQKPGNILYGTHGPLPPLYSVNLSQLSIQLASMYPELTLPLFSEVSQRFPTTHPNGRQIMLSYLLPWLSNIELVDTGLLPPASSPCTPEEEPHGQGQGMGLSPSLRGNGWGSLQATSLVLNNLMFMTAKYGDEVPGPEIENAWNALVSNERWSNNLRITLQFLISLCGVSSDTTLLPYIKKVVIYLCRNNTIQTMEELLFELQQTDPVNPVVLHCDNPPFYRFAASNKASTSQTGTTSSSNTVVAGQENLPDTDENKLVRESEERARAHNRLESRYSNSSGGSYEDEKTDPLPPYAGWLLGVLETNHPQPLPMPVNGGCWAPLVDYLPETITPRGPLHRCNIAVIFMTEMVVDHSVREDWALHLPLLLHALFLGLDHYRPEVYEHSKRLLLHLLIALSCNNNFQVIASVLMLTREISDNKTLTIKSSYHTEYQQSHAPDFLREWQASPVVDSGLSSTSNSSSASLGGGSTAGSVGNLPLVTPDDLEDLEDTPNETDEKTNKLIEFLSTSAWSTVLLLLRAFGPLWVHEDITPKNPNSKSTEQLSNFLRHVVSVFKESKSDFHLEQQLSDVALQTALCSSSRHYAGRSFQIFRALKQPINNHAVSDLVSRLVEVVGEHGDEVQVRGTTDCQGYVMEVLLTLESVVVNLAECLKNSDLMAALTRTSSPDFVTSDKLMNRKSTGQLNFPGPGFVGLSSQRHQRSYSVPKKFGECGHQPNDPPRSATLDRIQACNSHGLARTGRTPGSCTSSTNRIDPSVLSDPAHVSHPSSILATVFWVAVSLMESDFEFEYQMSLRLVHKLLSKVPLDRAENRERLEKLQAQLRWSGFSGIQQLLLKGFTSQATSDLTLQLFCQLTPVSRVPVVDSSQSIGFPLNVLCLLPHLVQHFGHPTQFCKESAERIAQVCLEEKHTKLSHLAHVMTLYKTRSYTRDPFSWVSVVCRYLHEAFSDITLNMVTYMAELLDKGLPSMQQSLLQIIYCLLSHMDLTAVQVKQFNADVTKTIEKFVQTIHWKDALNILKLVVSRSASLVHPVYGHSQGDLSNLEVSRVWDGSAKALPGKTLDFTFDISETPVIGRRFDELQGSGGREGKARAMAVTRSTSSTSSGSNSNTILVPVSWRRPQSSQKRTREKLVNVLSLCGQEVGLTKNPSVIFSSCGDLDMMEVRESGVSSEEGGTREDTLDDTASEQQFRVFRDFDFLDVELEDGEELQGETVDNFNWGVRRRSLDSTELGDLLEESQHSGSTPSLGHEDPHDSDESSEEEESSTSQSLSHSQLTNPSPSEETNHTDSLSTSYDTSADPQSLNATTPGQGALHDDHTGLHGRVCGDDEDTQAQDDDLSLSAHELPHGSDCGESFTLELPGQPQDQQRNLDHSLNPDYCQPPLDFLDPNCLPSLRDDVDDLEDLGFPPPPSPFFSAILAAFQPTVCDDAEEAWRCHINQLVTDSDGSCAVHTFQVFSSLFKNIQGKFCLLTTDVATYLGEGLRGIGSKFLRSSQMLTTCSDCPTIYIDADTIMSYGLLEKMKFSALELQEYLDTYNTKEEAAVSWLRNCKDTFPRCPGDSVVTCQPGDSEEKQLELCQRLYKLHFQLLLLFQSYCALIGQVHAISSVPELLNMSRELTDLKTSLQAAEAAVASDLEHKHLAHTHAHATQVAAMVVPSFPTSEAAVQAVLECLKNHEFTKAVRYIQECRRQWPNGVFGGSSESEVQTLLNVYFRHQTLGQTGTIALVGSRQDLSLICSKLLELNGEIRDMIRRAQGYRVVTTYLPDSSASGTSL; this is encoded by the exons CCTCTCCAGTGGGACTGAAGCCACCCCTCCCGCCAGTCAGTGGAACCTTGGGAGAGAGGAAGGGTCCTGTCGTCATGGCGCCTGTCAATGTGGACCCTGAGAGTAAGCCGGGCGAGTTCGTCCTAAAGAGCTTGTTTGCCAACTTCACCTTGCTCTCCGAGCGCAAGATTCGCATCATCATGGCCGAACCCCTG GAGAAGCCACTTAACAAgtctctgcagagaggagaggacccACAGTTCGACCAG tTGATCAGCTCTATGAGTTCTCTAGCAGAGTACTGCCTGCCGTCTATCCTGAGGACGCTATTTGACTGGTACAAGAGGCAGAACGGCCTAGAAGACGAGTCCCATGAATATCGGCCCAGGGCCAACACCAAGTCCAAGAA tgatgagCAGCAGAAGGACTACTTACTGGAGCGGAGAGATCTGGCAATAGACTTCATCTTTTCTCTAGTGCTTATAGAGGTTTTGAAGCAG ATCCCCCTCCATCCTCTTTTGGATGGACTCATCCAAGAAGTTATAAACCTGGCCTTCAAGCACTTCAAATACAAGGAAGG GTACCTGGGACCCAACACAGGCAACATGCACATAGTGGCTGACCTCTATGCTGAAGTAGTGGGGGTTGTGGCTCAGTCCAG GTTCCCGGCAGTGAGGAAGAAGTTCATCTCTGAGCTGAAGGAGCTGAGACAGAAGGAGCAGAGCCCCTATGTCATCCAGTCCACCATCAGCCTCATCATGGGACTCAAGTTCTTCCGCATCAAAATGTACCCGGTGGAAGACTTTGAAGCCTCCTTCCAGTTTATGCAG GAGTGTGCACAGTATTTCTTGGAAGTGAAGGATAAAGACATTAAACACTCATTAGCTGGACTCTTTGTGGAGATTCTTGTACCTGTAGCTGCT actgtgaaaaatgaagtgAACGTGCCATGTCTCCGGAACTTCGTTGAGAGTTTGTATGATACCACACTGGACCTGTCCTCCCGGAAGAAACACTCTCTG GCCCTATATCCTCTGGTGACctgcctgctgtgtgtcagtcagaaGCAGTTCTTCCTCAGCCGCTGGCATATTTTCCTCAACAACTGCCTCTCAAACCTCAAG AATAAAGACCCCAAGATGGCCCGTGTGGCTCTGGAATCACTCTACCGCCTGCTGTGGGTCTACATGATCCGAATAAAGTGCGAGAGCAACACTGGAACACAGAG TCGTCTGACGTCCATCACCTCCACCCTGTTCCCTAAAGGGAGTCGTAGCGTTGTACCCAGAGACATGCCGCTTAATATTTTTGTCAAGATCATCCAGTTTATTGCACAG GAGAGACTGGATTTCGCCATGAAGGAGATCATATTTGACCTGCTGAGTGTTGGGAAACCTGCCAAAGCCTTCAGTCTCAACCCAGAG CGTATGAACATAGGTCTGCGGGCATTCCTGGTGATAGCAGATGCTCTGCAACAGAAGGACGGAGAGCCTCCTATGCCAAACACAGGAGCCACTCTGCCCTCTGGAAACtctctgaagaagaagaaaacttaTCTCAGCAAGACACTTACTGAGGAGGAAGCCAAACTAATAG GCATGTCCTTGTACTACTCCCAGGTGCGAAAGGCTCTGGACAACATCCTGAGACACTTGGACAAGGAGGTGGGTCGTTGTATGATGCTCACCAGCGTCCAGATGCTCAACAAAGAACCAGAGGACATGATCAC TGGTGAAAGGAAGCCTAAAATCGACCTGTTCAGGACGTGTGTGGCAGCCATTCCTCGTATCCTTCCTGATGCCATGTCCAAACCTGAACTCATTGACCTGCTCTCACG ACTTACGGTGCACATGGACGATGAGCTTCGTCTTATTTCCCAGAACTCCCTGCAGAGCCTGCTGCTCGATTTCTCAGACTGGAGGGAAGACGTCCTGTTTGGttacacacatttccttttGCGTGAG GTCCAAGACACCCATCAGGGTCTGCAGGATGCATCTGTGAagctccttctccagctgctcaCACAGTGGAGGTTGGCTCTACAGCTCCAGGGGAAGATGAGAGGTGGAGTTGAG TCCAGCCCCAGACTGCCCGAGCGAAGCCCTCACTGCTCAGTGCTCCATGCAGTGGAGGGCctggctctgctgctcctctgctcatGTCAGATCAGCACAAGGAAGCTGGCAGTTGGCGTCTTAAGAGAAATACGCTGCCTCTTCACAGCTCTGGGCCATGCTGAG GATGATGACAAACCCATGATAGAGGTCATGGACCAGCTGAGCCCCGCTGTAATGGACAGCTTTGTTCATGTGGCTGTCTCTGATTCG TCCACCTTGCCTCTCAGCCACCATGTTGACCTCCAGTGGCTGGTCGAGTGGACGGCTCGACTGGTGAGCAGTTCCTACGACGTGAAGAGCCCCAGCCACGTCTGGATCTTTGCCCAGTGCGTGAAGGACCCGTGGGTGCTCTGTCTGCACATCTTCTTGCGGCAGGAGCACCTGCCCAAACACTGCCCCATTGCCCTGGGATACGCCTGGCCCTATGCTTTCACACggcttcagctgctgctgccactggtTGACCCCAA cAGTCCAGTGAATGCTAAGAAGACCAGCACGGCGGGCTCCAGTGACAACTACATATCTCTGTGGCGTAACTACCTGATCCTGTGTCTAGGAGTGGCGAAGCCAAGCATCATGTCCCCTGGTCACCTCAGAGCTTCTACACCAGAGATCACTGCCACCACACCCGACGGCAGCGTCACCTATGAcaacaag GTGATAGGCACTCCCTCGGTCGCCTGGTTATTAAAACAGCTCGTCCCACTGATGAGAGCTGAGAGTTTGGAGATCACCGAGTCTCTGGTGCTGGGGTTTGGATGCACAAATGCTCTGGTCTTCAG AGAGCTCGTCGAAGaactccatccactgatgaaGGAAGCACTGGAGCGCAGACCTgag AACAAGAAgcgcagagagaggagggatcTTCTCAGACTCCAGCTGCTGAGGATCTTTGAACTGTTGGCTAATGCAGGAGTTATCAGTGACAG CACCAATGGAGCGCTGGAACGTGATTCCCTGGCACTGGGCGCCTTATTTCTTGAGTATGTGGATCTAACCCGGATGCTTCTGGAGGCTGAGAATGAGAAGGAGCTGGATGTGCTTAAAGACATCAGAGCCCATTTCAGCGGCATGGTGGCTAATCTCATCCAGTGTGTTCCTG TCCACCACAGGCGCTTTCTCTTCCCTCAGCAGTCTCTGAGACAccatctcttcatcctcttcagcCAATGGGCTGGACCCTTCAGTGTCATGTTCACTCCCCTCGATCGTTACAGTGACCGCAACCACCAGATCACTCGCTACCAGTACTGTGCTCTGAAG GCCATGTCAGCAGTTCTGTGTTGCGGTCCAGTGTTCGACAATGTGGGTCTCTCTACTGACGGCTATCTTTACAAATGGCTTGACAATATCTTAGCCTGCCACGACATACGG GTTCACCGTCTGGGGTGTGAGGTGGTCATCCTGCTCTTAGAACTGAACCCAGACCAAATCAATCTCTTCAACTGGGCCGTGGACCGCTGCTTTACTGGATCTTACCAGCTGGCATCTGGGTGCTTCAAGGCCATCGCCACTGTCTGTGGTAACAG GAATTACCCATGTGACCTTGTGACCTTGCTCAATCTGGTGTTGTTCAAGGCCTCAGACACCAGCAGGGAAATATATGAGATCTCCATGCAGCTGATGCAG GTGCTGGAGTCTAAACTGTGTGCGTACTCTAAGCGGATGGTGGAGCAGAAGCCTGGTAATATTTTATATGGAACACACGGCCCCCTGCCTCCCCTGTACAGCGTCAACCTGTCTCAACTCTCCATCCAGCTGGCCAGCATGTACCCGGAGCTcactctgcctcttttctcAG AGGTGAGCCAGCGTTTCCCAACCACCCATCCCAATGGGAGACAGATCATGCTATCCTACCTGCTACCCTGGCTTAGTAACATTGAGCTCGTGGACACGGGTCTCCTACCTCCCGCCTCAAGCCCCTGCACACCAGAGGAAGAACCTCACGGTCAGGGGCAGGGCATGGGTCTGTCCCCCAGTCTGAGAGGTAATGGCTGGGGCTCCCTGCAGGCGACCTCGCTGGTTCTCAACAACCTCATGTTCATGACTGCTAAG TATGGAGACGAGGTTCCCGGCCCAGAGATTGAGAATGCCTGGAATGCTTTAGTGTCCAACGAGAGGTGGAGCAACAACTTACGGATCACCCTGCAGTTCCTTATCAGCCTGTGTGGAGTCAGCAGTGACACAACACTGTTGCCTTAT ATCAAGAAGGTGGTGATTTACTTGTGCCGCAACAACACCATCCAGACAATGGAGGAGCTCctgtttgagctgcagcagactgaCCCAGTTAACCCTGTGGTCTTGCACTGCGACAACCCTCCCTTCTACCGTTTTGCTGCCAGCAACAAAGCCTccacctcacagacag GCACCACCTCCAGCAGTAACACTGTGGTGGCCGGCCAGGAGAACCTGCCAGACACAGATGAGAACAAGCTGgtcagagagagtgaagagcG GGCCAGGGCTCACAACAGACTGGAATCCCGCTACAGCAACAGCTCCGGAGGCTCCTACGAGGATGAAAAGA CTGACCCACTCCCACCATATGCTGGTTGGCTACTGGGCGTTCTGGAGACCAACCATCCTCAACCGTTACCAATGCCTGTTAACGGAGGCTGCTGGGCTCCTCTGGTTGACTACCTTCCAGAAACCATCACACCTAGAGGACCGCTGCACAG GTGTAACATTGCAGTGATCTTCATGACTGAAATGGTCGTGGACCACAGCGTGAGAGAAGACTGGGCTTTACACCTGCCCCTGCTACTACATGCCCTCTTCTTGG GTCTGGACCACTACAGACCAGAGGTCTATGAACACAGCAAAcgtctccttctccacctcctcattGCCCTCTCCTGCAACAACAATTTCCAG GTAATAGCCTCAGTTCTGATGCTGACCAGAGAGATCAGTGACAACAAGACCCTTACCATTAAGTCCAGCTACCACACAGAGTACCAGCAGTCAC ATGCACCTGACTTCCTGCGAGAGTGGCAGGCGTCTCCGGTGGTGGACTCCGGCCTCAGTTCCACCTCCAACTCTTCCTCTGCCAGTCTTGGTGGCGGCAGCACTGCAGGCAGTGTTGGAAATTTGCCCCTTGTGACACCTGACGACCTGGAAGACCTTGAAGATACGCCCAATGAAACCGACGAGAAGACAAACAAACTCATCGAGTTCCTCTCCACCAG TGCCTGGAgtactgtgttgttgttgctcagAGCGTTTGGGCCACTGTGGGTGCACGAGGACATCACACCAAAGAACCCCAACTCCAAGAGCACGGAGCAGCTCTCCAACTTCCTACGCCATGTCGTCTCTGTCTTCAAGGAGTCCAAGTCAG ACTTCcacctggagcagcagctgagcgATGTGGCTTTACAGACGGCTCTGTGCAGCTCCTCACGTCACTATGCTGGACGCTCCTTCCAGATCTTCAGAGCCCTCAAACAGCCAATCAACAACCACGCCGTCTCTGACCTGGTATCACGCCTCGTCGAGGTGGTGGGAGAACATGGTGATGAGGTGCAGGTGAGAGGAACAACTGATTGTCAG GGCTATGTAATGGAGGTGCTGTTGACACTGGAGTCAGTGGTAGTGAATCTAGCAGAATGTCTGAAAAACAGCGACCTTATGGCAGCTCTAACCAG GACGTCCTCACCAGACTTCGTGACTAGTGATAAACTGATGAACAGAAAGAGCACTGGTCAGTTGAACTTTCCTGGCCCTGGATTTGTTGGTCTGTCGTCACAACGCCACCAGCGCTCCTACTCAGTCCCCAAGAAGTTTGGGGAGTGTGGCCACCAGCCCAATGATCCTCCTCGCAGTGCCACTCTGGACCGCATACAG GCCTGCAACAGTCACGGCCTCGCCCGGACAGGAAGAACCCCCGGGTCCTGCACATCGTCAACAAATCGTATTGATCCCAGTGTTCTGTCGGATCCAGCCCATGTTTCCCATCCTTCATCAATACTGGCCACAGTCTTTTGGGTGGCGGTGTCACTCATGGAGTCAGACTTTGAGTTTGAATACCAGATGTCGCTTCGCCTCGTTCACAAGTTGCTGTCAAAG GTGCCGTTGGACAGAGCAGAGAATCGCGAACGCCTAGAGAAGCTACAGGCTCAGCTGAGGTGGAGCGGATTCTCTGGGatccagcagcttctgttgAAGGGTTTTACCTCCCAGGCCACTTCTGACCTCACCTTACAGCTCTTCTGCCAGCTCACGCCAGTCTCCCGTGTGCCTGTTGTTGATAGCTCACAGTCTATAG GTTTCCCTCTGAATGTGCTGTGTCTGCTGCCTCACCTGGTGCAGCACTTTGGCCACCCAACTCAATTTTGTAAGGAAAGCGCTGAGAGGATCGCACAG gtgtgtttggaggagAAGCACACAAAACTTTCCCATTTGGCCCATGTGATGACGCTCTATAAGACCCGCTCCTACACACGAGATCCTTTCTCCTGGGTCAGTGTGGTTTGTCGCTACCTCCATGAGGCTTTCTCCGACATCACACTCAACATGGTCACCTATATGGCTGAG CTGCTGGATAAAGGccttcccagcatgcagcagTCTCTCCTCCAGATCATCTACTGTCTGCTCAGCCACATGGACCTGACTGCTGTACAAGTCAAACAGTTCAACGCTGATGTCACAAAGACCATTGAGAAGTTTGTCCAG ACCATCCACTGGAAGGATGCCTTAAACATCTTAAAACTGGTGGTATCACGCTCTGCCAGCCTAGTTCATCCGGTGTACGGCCACTCGCAGGGTGACCTGTCCAACCTGGAGGTCAGCAGGGTGTGGGACGGTTCAGCCAAGGCTCTGCCTGGAAAAACACTGGACTTCACCTTTGACATCTCTGAG ACTCCAGTGATTGGGCGTCGGTTCGATGAGCTCCAGGGTTCAGGCGGTAGAGAGGGGAAGGCCAGAGCCATGGCTGTAACCCGcagtacttcctccacctcctctggaTCCAACTCCAACACCATCCTGGTGCCCGTCAGCTGGAGGCGACCACAATCCTCTCAG aaaagaacCCGAGAGAAGCTGGTgaatgttttgtctctttgtggacAAGAAGTTGGACTCACCAAGAACCCATCT GTGATCTTCTCATCGTGTGGCGACTTGGACATGATGGAGGTGCGGGAGAGTGGCGTGTCATCAGAGGAGGGCGGAACCAGAGAGGACACGCTTGACGACACTGCCAGCGAGCAGCAGTTCAGGGTTTTCCGAGACTTTGACTTCCTGGACGTGGAGCTGGAGGACGGAGAG GAGCTCCAG GGCGAGACCGTCGATAACTTTAATTGGGGCGTGCGTCGGCGATCTCTGGACAGCACAGAGCTGGGCGATCTCTTGGAGGAGAGCCAGCACTCGGGCAGCACCCCCAGTCTGGGTCACGAGGACCCCCACGATTCAGATGAGtcctcagaggaagaggagtcttCGACGAGCCAGagcctctctcactctcagctC ACTAACCCTTCTCCATCAGAGGAAACCAATCACACCGATTCTCTGTCTACTTCTTACGACACATCTGCCGACCCACAATCCCTCAATGCCACCACACCGGGCCAGGGAGCGCTCCATGATGATCACACTGGATTGCAT GGGAGGGTGTGCGGTGACGATGAGGACACTCAGGCCCAGGATGACGACCTGTCACTGAGCGCCCACGAGCTCCCTCACGGCTCGGACTGTGGCGAGAGCTTCACCCTGGAGTTGCCTGGGCAGCCTCAGGATCAGCAACGCAATCTGGACCACAGCCTCAACCCAGACTACTGCCAGCCACCGCTGGACTTTCTAGACCCCAACTGTCTACCCAG CTTACGTGATGATGTAGATGACTTGGAAGACCTTGGttttcctcctcccccctctccatttttctccGCCATCTTGGCAGCCTTCCAGCCCACAGTGTGTGACGATGCTGAGGAGGCATGGCGCTGTCACATCAACCAGCTTGTGACCGACTCAGATGGATCCTGTGCCGTCCACACTTTTCAagtcttctcatctctctttaAG AATATCCAGGGTAAATTCTGCCTCCTGACAACTGATGTTGCCACTTACCTTGGAGAAGGCTTACGGGGCATTGGATCAAAGTTCCTCAGGTCCTCACAGATGCTAACCACATGCTCAGATTGTCCCACAATCTACATTGATGCTGACACG ATCATGTCCTATGGTCTCCTTGAGAAGATGAAGTTCAGTGCGCTGGAGCTGCAGGAGTATCTGGATACCTACAATACCAAAGAGGAGGCCGCTGTATCG tggCTGCGTAACTGTAAGGACACATTTCCCAGGTGCCCTGGTGACAGTGTGGTCACGTGCCAGCCTGGAGACTCAGAGGAGAAG CAACTGGAGCTTTGTCAGAGGCTCTACAAGTTGCATTTCCAGCTTCTCCTACTCTTCCAGTCCTACTGCGCGCTCATTGGTCAAGTTCATGCCATCAGCTCTGTGCCTGAG CTGCTGAACATGTCTCGAGAGCTCACCGATCTGAAGACCAGCCTGCAGGCAGCAGAGGCGGCTGTGGCCAGCGACCTGGAACACAAACACTTGGCCCACACTCACGCGCACGCCACCCAGGTGGCAGCCATGGTTGTGCCCAGCTTCCCCACCTCGGAGGCAGCTGTGCAGGCCGTACTGGAGTGCCTTAAGAACCACGAGTTCACCAAAGCTGTGCGCTACATCCAGGAGTGCAG gAGGCAGTGGCCCAATGGCGTGTTTGGTGGCAGCTCAGAGAGCGAGGTCCAGACGCTGCTCAACGTCTACTTTCGCCACCAGACGCTGGGTCAGACAGGCACCATTGCCCTTGTTGGTTCCCGCCAGGACCTGAGCCTGATCTGCTccaagctgctggagctcaacGGGGAGATCCGCGACATGATCCGCCGCGCCCAGGGGTACCGGGTCGTCACAACCTACCTCCCCGACTCCAGCGCCTCAGGGACCAGTCTCTGA